A single genomic interval of Perca fluviatilis chromosome 19, GENO_Pfluv_1.0, whole genome shotgun sequence harbors:
- the LOC120548260 gene encoding homeobox protein Hox-D4b-like translates to MESYVVSCKYAEPQFPPCEEDYSNFSDQGGYYNNPQDSGSYGRGYHPVQPLPPPYTPQQTDYHSLQGHHREDGEDHSQHQSTPFPGYRETNATGKESRFSVGDLQCQAWMTCAKPAQVQRKTACQGKDKPPIVVYPWMKKVHIAHVNPNHVGPEPKRLRTAYTRQQVLELEKEFHFSRYLTRRRRVEVAHTLCLSERQVKVWFQNRRMRWKKDNKLPNTKGRSKNKKATDNNNNNSSSSSSSSSSSSSDSTMKAVITV, encoded by the exons ATGGAATCCTACGTGGTGAGCTGTAAATATGCTGAGCCGCAGTTCCCGCCTTGTGAAGAAGATTACAGTAATTTTAGTGACCAAGGGGGGTATTACAACAACCCCCAGGACAGTGGTAGTTATGGAAGGGGCTATCATCCCGTGCAGCCCCTTCCGCCTCCATACACACCACAACAAACCGACTATCACTCTTTGCAGGGCCACCACCGGGAGGATGGAGAGGACCACTCGCAGCACCAAAGTACTCCCTTCCCCGGATACAGAGAGACAAATGCCACCGGTAAGGAGTCGAGGTTCTCCGTCGGTGACCTGCAGTGCCAGGCCTGGATGACCTGTGCAAAGCCCGCTCAGGTGCAGAGGAAAACGGCCTGCCAGGGAAAAGACAAGCCGCCTATTGTTGTCTACCCGTGGATGAAGAAAGTGCACATCGCTCATG TTAATCCGAACCACGTGGGTCCGGAGCCAAAGCGACTACGGACGGCCTACACACGCCAGCAGGTTCTGGAGCTCGAGAAGGAGTTCCATTTTAGCCGCTACCTGACGCGCCGCCGCCGGGTCGAGGTGGCCCACACGCTCTGCCTGTCCGAGCGCCAGGTGAAGgtctggttccagaaccgacGCATGCGCTGGAAGAAAGACAACAAGCTGCCGAACACCAAAGGAAGGAGCAAAAACAAGAAGGCAACggacaacaataacaacaacagcagcagcagcagcagcagcagcagcagcagcagcagcgataGTACCATGAAGGCGGTCATAACTGTCTGA
- the mtx2 gene encoding metaxin-2, translating into MSLAAEAFVSQMAAAEPWPESATLYQPLKEDQILLSDCASSLAVQAYLRMCGLPVQVVCRANAEYMSPSGKIPFIHVGNQVVSELGPIVQFTKAKGHSLSEGLDDVQRAEMKAYMELVNNMLLTAELYIQWCDDPTAAEISRPRYSSPYSWPLSNILAYQKQWEVRRKMNAIGWGGKTLEQVYEDVSQCCQALSQRLGTQPYFFNKQPTELDALVFGHLFTILTTRLTSTELAERIKSYSNLLSFCRRIEQTYFENKSS; encoded by the exons ATGTCTCTTGCGGCAGAGGCTTTCGTGTCGCAGATGGCAG CTGCTGAGCCTTGGCCTGAATCTGCCACCTTGTACCAACCGCTGAAGG AGGATCAGATTTTGCTGTCAGACTGCGCCTCATCTCTCGCAGTTCAG GCCTACCTCAGGATGTGCGGTCTACCAGTGCAGGTGGTTTGCAGAGCAAATGCTGAATACATGTCCCCCTCTG gtAAGATTCCCTTTATCCACGTCGGGAACCAGGTGGTGTCAGAACTGGGGCCGATAGTGCAGTTCACCAAAGCTAAG GGTCATTCTCTGAGCGAAGGCTTAGACGATGTTCAGAGAGCTGAAATGAAAGCGTACATGGAGCTGGTCAACAACATGCTGCTTACTGCTGAG TTGTACATCCAGTGGTGTGATGACCCTACCGCTGCTGAG atCTCACGTCCCAGATACAGCAGTCCGTACTCGTGGCCTCTCAGTAACATCCTCGCCTATCAGAAGCAGTGGGAGGTTCGCAGGAAGATGAACGCCATCGGCTGGGGAGGGAAAACCCTGGAGCAG GTTTATGAGGACGTGAGTCAGTGCTGCCAGGCTCTCTCCCAGAGGCTGGGAACACAGCCATACTTTTTTAATAAACA gCCTACGGAACTGGATGCATTGGTGTTTGGTCACCTTTTCACCATACTGACCACCAGACTGACCAGCACTGAGCTGGCAGAGCGGATCAAGAGCTACAGCAACCTGTTGTCCTTCTGCAGACGCATCGAACAGACCTATTTTGAAAACAAGAGCTCTTGA